CTCTCTTGATCAAGCAGAGTTATCTTTTTTTGAAAAACAACAAATTTAATATGCGGGGTAGAAAAGCAGCAAGATGGAGGCGGCGTTCCTCTCCTACCTACTCTCTATTCCTTAGCTGGACCTGCTTCCGCCACGGGTATGACAGGATAGCCGTGGGCGCGCGCACTCCGGGAAAATTTCCCGTCAAAAGTATAAAATACGCTAGCAGCCCCGGCGCTTGCAAGATGCATGGCATCCGCAAAATCTAGCCCTTTCTCGTAGAGATTCAATGCAAGGGAAACCTCGCCCGACGCTTCAACTCGCACATTCGGTAAACCCAGAATATGGCGCATAGCTCTTAATACCACTTCAGACGGTAGATCATAAACGGCTTCTAAAACCCACCCTAACTCTAGCAGCACTGTTTTAGTCACCAAAATCTCATTGGAGCCTAGCAGCGCCATTGCCTGCTGCG
This sequence is a window from Nitrosococcus oceani ATCC 19707. Protein-coding genes within it:
- a CDS encoding type II toxin-antitoxin system VapC family toxin, yielding MIAVDTNVWVRYVTNDDEIQAQQAMALLGSNEILVTKTVLLELGWVLEAVYDLPSEVVLRAMRHILGLPNVRVEASGEVSLALNLYEKGLDFADAMHLASAGAASVFYTFDGKFSRSARAHGYPVIPVAEAGPAKE